The following proteins are encoded in a genomic region of Coffea eugenioides isolate CCC68of chromosome 6, Ceug_1.0, whole genome shotgun sequence:
- the LOC113776264 gene encoding zinc finger BED domain-containing protein RICESLEEPER 2-like, whose protein sequence is MEQTNEDVEQLNYNEERADEMSEEEIEIIEDDGNEGGQQVDGDGGAGPFEKKQRKKKSSIWDEMTEVVLDNGTVKVKCNHCKELFTKSTTGATSQHKRHLTSCLQRKMAIGEQSKQKQQVLSFTEGGSDGITSITNFSYDHAKVRELASHMILAHEYPFSMMEHVVFNKFMKAVSPFYKKINRQTVKEDCMSTYTIEKRKLKSLLKGPGRISITTDLWKSGQKIQYMVVTGHFIDSDWVLQKRVLNFCNVPPPHTGVIIADALSKCFIDWGIENKVSSITVDNASYNDVCIRRLREDFSLRKRLSIGGKIFHVRCCAHILNLLVQDGLGQLGGVIDVVREGIKYLNNSESRLIEFAKIKKQLQLPSRKLILDCPTRWNSTYLMLASGLEFKDVFPRYADIDPGFHYVPTDFEWMKVEEVCKFLGIFHEIIDMISGSEYPTSNIFLVELYRIKELLNEKALDPFDHIRAMAGSMSAKFDKYWGESNVLLSLGAILDPRYKMFLINHAFPVIYGEDAAPRFMAEIRDILYELYNEYVDCHVVSHSEQQRQVVKKRQNEGSTSSSKKQKMTAPTVLTGKEKFHMHVSEIDRAPPEKSDLDVYLEESRYACDAKANLDVLGWWKGERLRFPILSRMAADILSVPVTTVASESTFSAGGRVIDDRRASMSVETVQMLLCGNDWIRSLHGLKNKSRESLDVAESITYEEVELPESFND, encoded by the exons ATGGAGCAAACTAATGAAGACGTGGAACAATTGAATTACAACGAAGAAAGAGCTGATGAAATGAGTGAAGAAGAAATAGAAATAATAGAAGATGATGGCAATGAAGGAGGACAGCAAGTAGATGGAGATGGAGGAGCTGGTCCTTTTGAGAAAaagcaaaggaagaagaaatccAGCATATGGGATGAGATGACTGAAGTAGTGCTAGATAATGGGACGGTCAAAGTGAAGTGCAACCATTGCAAGGAGCTTTTCACCAAGAGTACAACCGGAGCCACATCTCAGCACAAGAGACACCTGACTTCTTGCCTCCAAAGAAAGATGGCCATTGGGGAGCAAAGCAAACAAAAGCAACAAGTGCTTTCATTCACCGAAGGTGGAAGTGATGGTATCACTTCCATCACAAATTTCTCGTATGATCATGCCAAGGTAAGAGAGCTTGCGTCACACATGATTCTTGCACATGAGTACCCATTTTCTATGATGGAGCATGTAGTTTTCAACAAATTCATGAAAGCAGTTTCTCCGTTTTATAAAAAGATTAATCGGCAGACTGTTAAGGAAGATTGTATGAGTACTTATACAATTGAAAAAAGGAAGCTGAAATCATTGTTGAAAGGTCCTGGTAGGATTAGTATTACAACTGATTTGTGGAAATCTGgtcaaaaaattcaatatatgGTTGTGACTGGTCATTTTATTGATTCTGATTGGGTGCTTCAAAAGCGTGTATTGAATTTTTGCAATGTTCCTCCTCCTCATACTGGAGTTATTATAGCTGATGCTCTAAGTAAGTGCTTCATTGATTGGGGGATTGAGAATAAGGTTTCTAGCATAACTGTTGATAATGCTTCATACAATGATGTGTGCATTAGGAGACTTAGAGAGGATTTTTCTCTAAGAAAAAGATTAAGTATTGGAGGAAAAATTTTTCATGTTAGATGTTGTGCACATATACTTAATCTCTTAGTGCAAGATGGTCTTGGTCAACTTGGTGGTGTGATTGATGTTGTTAGAGAAGGGATAAAATACTTGAACAATTCAGAATCTAGGCTTATTGAATTTGCCAAAATTAAAAAACAGCTTCAGTTGCCCTCTAGAAAACTAATTTTGGACTGTCCAACAAGGTGGAACAGCACTTATTTGATGTTAGCTTCAGGTTTAGAGTTCAAGGATGTCTTTCCAAGATATGCAGACATAGACCCTGGATTTCACTATGTTCCTACTGATTTTGAGTGGATGAAAGTGGAAGAAGTGTGCAAATTTCTAGGAATATTTCATGAAATCATTGATATGATTTCCGGGTCTGAGTATCCAACATCTAACATTTTTCTTGTGGAGCTCTATAGGATTAAAGAGCTTTTAAATGAAAAAGCTCTTGATCCTTTTGACCATATTCGGGCTATGGCTGGAAGTATGTCTGCTAAATTTGATAAGTATTGGGGGGAAAGTAATGTGCTGCTATCTTTGGGTGCAATTTTGGATCCGAGATACAAAATGTTCCTTATTAATCATGCTTTTCCGGTGATTTATGGTGAGGATGCAGCTCCTAGATTCATGGCTGAGATTAGAGACATTCTTTATGAGCTTTACAATGAATATGTTGATTGTCATGTTGTTTCCCATTCTGAACAACAAAGGCAGGTTGTAAAAAAGAGACAAAATGAAGGTTCTACTTCTTCTAGTAAGAAACAGAAAATGACTGCACCCACCGTTTTAACTGGCAAAGAAAAGTTTCACATGCATGTGAGTGAAATTGATAGGGCTCCACCAGAAAAATCAGATTTAGATGTTTATTTAGAGGAAAGTAGGTATGCTTGTGATGCAAAGGCAAATCTGGATGTTTTGGGTTGGTGGAAAGGAGAAAGATTGAGATTTCCCATCTTGTCGAGGATGGCTGCCGATATACTCTCCGTTCCTGTTACCACTGTGGCTTCAGAATCTACCTTCAGTGCTGGAGGGAGAGTAATTGATGATCGAAGAGCTTCTATGTCGGTTGAGACGGTGCAAATGTTGCTTTGCGGCAATGATTGGATCCGCAGTCTCCATGGCCTAAAGAATAAGTCTCGT GAATCACTTGATGTGGCCGAATCAATCACATATGAAGAAGTTGAACTTCCTGAATCATTCAATGACTAA
- the LOC113775057 gene encoding alpha,alpha-trehalose-phosphate synthase [UDP-forming] 6-like yields MVSRSYSNLLELASGEAPAPSLGSISRRIPRIMTVAGIMSDLDDDASDSVCSDPSSSAQKDRIIIVANQLPIRAQRKSDSSKGWTFNWDDNSLLLQLKDGLGDDDLEVIYVGCLKEDIHPNEQDEVSQILLETFKCVPTFIPPDLFSRYYHGFCKQQLWPLFHYMLPLSPDLGGRFNRSLWQAYVSVNKIFADRIMEVINPEDDFVWVHDYHLMILPTFLRKRFNRVKLGFFLHSPFPSSEIYKTLPIREEILRALLNSDLIGFHTFDYARHFLSCCSRMLGLSYESKRGYIGLEYYGRTVSIKILPVGIHMAQLQSVLSLRETEVKVAELIKQFQDKGRTMLLGVDDMDIFKGISLKLLAMEQLLQQHPEKQGKVVLVQIANPARGKGKDVKEVQEETYSTVKRINEAFGQPGYEPVILIDQPLKFYERVAYYVVAECCLVTAVRDGMNLIPYEYIISRQGNEKLDEVLGLKPSSPKKSMLVVSEFIGCSPSLSGAIRVNPWNIDAVAEAMDSALVMAEPEKRLRHEKHYKYVSTHDVGYWARSFLQDLGRTCKDHVRRRCWGIGFGLSFRVVALDPNFRKLLMEHIVSAYKRTTIRAILLDYDGTLMPQNSIDKKPSSKTIEILNTLCRDKNNTVFIVSARSRNKLEEWFSSCQKLGLAAEHGHFLRIRRDEEWETCVPTVECGWKQIAEPVMKLYTETTDGSVIEIKETAMVWCYEDADPDFGSCQAKELLDHLESVLSNEPVTVKSGQNIVEVKPQGVSKGLVAKRLLSSMQERGISPDFVLCIGDDRSDEDMFEVITNSVAGTSIAPTAEVFACTVGRKPSKAKYYLDDTAEIVRLMQGLASVAEQMVPL; encoded by the exons atggTCTCAAGGTCATACTCAAACCTCTTGGAGCTCGCCTCCGGAGAGGCTCCGGCACCGTCTTTAGGAAGTATTAGCCGGAGGATTCCACGAATTATGACGGTAGCCGGTATCATGTCTGATCTGGATGATGATGCTTCAGACAGTGTGTGTTCTGACCCATCATCATCAGCTCAAAAGGATAGGATAATTATTGTGGCCAACCAGCTTCCCATAAGAGCTCAGAGAAAAAGTGATAGTAGTAAGGGATGGACTTTCAATTGGGATGATAATTCACTTCTTCTCCAGTTGAAGGATGGTTTGGGTGATGATGACCTTGAGGTCATATATGTGGGGTGTCTCAAGGAGGATATTCATCCGAATGAGCAAGATGAGGTCTCGCAGATACTCCTTGAGACATTTAAGTGTGTTCCGACTTTTATCCCACCCGATCTGTTTAGCAGGTACTATCATGGGTTCTGTAAACAGCAGCTGTGGCCGTTGTTCCACTATATGCTGCCCTTGTCACCAGATCTTGGTGGCAGGTTTAATCGCTCATTATGGCAGGCTTATGTTTCAGTTAATAAGATTTTTGCTGATAGGATAATGGAAGTGATTAATCCTGAAGATGATTTTGTATGGGTCCATGATTATCATTTGATGATTCTGCCTACCTTCCTGAGGAAGAGGTTCAATAGGGTGAAGCTCGGGTTTTTTCTACATAGTCCATTTCCTTCATCAGAGATATACAAGACCTTGCCCATAAGGGAAGAAATTTTGCGAGCTCTACTGAACTCAGATTTGATTGGGTTCCATACTTTTGACTATGCAAGGCATTTCCTCTCCTGTTGCAGTCGAATGCTAGGCCTATCTTATGAATCTAAAAGGGGTTACATAGGCCTTGAATATTACGGGCGGACTGTGAGTATCAAGATTCTTCCAGTTGGTATTCATATGGCGCAGCTTCAGTCAGTCTTGAGTTTAAGAGAGACGGAGGTAAAAGTTGCTGAGCTTATTAAGCAGTTTCAAGATAAGGGGAGGACAATGTTGCTTGGGGTTGATGACATGGACATATTTAAAGGCATCAGTTTGAAGTTATTGGCGATGGAACAACTGTTGCAGCAACATCCAGAGAAGCAAGGGAAGGTTGTTTTGGTGCAGATAGCCAATCCAGCAAGGGGGAAAGGGAAAGATGTGAAGGAAGTTCAGGAAGAAACTTACTCAACTGTTAAGAGAATTAATGAGGCATTTGGGCAGCCAGGATATGAACCAGTTATCTTGATCGACCAGCCACTGAAGTTCTATGAAAGGGTTGCTTATTATGTAGTTGCTGAGTGTTGTTTGGTCACAGCAGTTAGGGATGGAATGAATCTCATTCCGTATGAATACATAATTAGCCGACAAGGAAATGAAAAACTAGATGAAGTTTTAGGATTGAAACCTTCCAGTCCAAAAAAGAGCATGTTAGTTGTCTCAGAGTTCATAGGGTGCTCGCCATCCCTGAGTGGAGCAATCAGAGTTAACCCTTGGAACATTGATGCAGTTGCTGAAGCTATGGACTCTGCTCTTGTTATGGCTGAACCAGAAAAACGGCTGAGGCATGAGAAACACTACAAGTATGTAAGCACACATGATGTAGGCTATTGGGCTCGTAGTTTTCTGCAGGATTTGGGTAGAACATGTAAGGATCATGTAAGGCGGAGATGCTGGGGTATTGGATTTGGCTTAAGTTTTAGGGTGGTGGCGCTGGATCCAAATTTCAGGAAGTTGTTAATGGAGCATATAGTTTCAGCTTACAAAAGGACAACAATTCGGGCCATCCTTCTGGATTATGATGGCACTTTGATGCCTCAGAATTCAATTGATAAGAAGCCTAGCTCTAAAACGATTGAAATCCTGAATACGTTGTGCAGAGATAAGAACAACACGGTTTTCATTGTCAGTGCTAGAAGTCGAAACAAGCTAGAAGAATGGTTTTCATCTTGTCAAAAGCTTGGACTTGCAGCAGAACATGGCCATTTCCTGAG GATTAGGAGAGATGAGGAGTGGGAAACTTGCGTACCAACAGTGGAATGTGGGTggaaacagattgcagagcctGTTATGAAACTTTACACAGAAACAACTGATGGATCAGTAATTGAAATCAAGGAGACTGCGATGGTATGGTGTTATGAAGATGCAGATCCAGATTTTGGATCCTGTCAAGCAAAAGAACTTCTTGATCATCTTGAAAGTGTCCTTTCCAATGAGCCTGTTACGGTCAAGAGTGGTCAGAACATTGTTGAAGTTAAGCCACAG GGCGTGAGCAAGGGTCTTGTCGCCAAACGCCTACTCTCCTCCATGCAAGAGAGAGGAATATCTCCAGATTTCGTTCTGTGTATTGGAGACGACAGATCTGATGAAGACATGTTTGAAGTCATCACGAACTCTGTGGCAGGAACATCTATAGCTCCAACTGCAGAAGTCTTTGCATGTACTGTTGGTCGAAAACCCAGCAAGGCAAAATATTATCTTGATGATACGGCTGAAATTGTAAGATTGATGCAGGGCTTGGCCTCAGTTGCAGAGCAGATGGTGCCGCTTTAG